In Massilistercora timonensis, the following are encoded in one genomic region:
- the argH gene encoding argininosuccinate lyase — MAQLWGGRFTKETDKLVYAFNASISFDKRFYRQDIAGSIAHVTMLEKQGILTGEEKQAIIGGLEGILRDVEEGTLAITEEYEDIHSFVEAVLIERIGEPGKKLHTGRSRNDQVALDMKLYTREEVKETDALVGELLEAILKIMDENLDTYMPGFTHLQKAQPVTLAHHMGAYFEMFWRDHIRLLSLYDRMNTCPLGSGALAGTTYPLDREYTARLLGFDGPTLNSMDGVSDRDYLVEFLSDLSLVMMHLSRFSEEIILWNSNEYQFVEIDDAYSTGSSIMPQKKNPDIAELVRGKTGRVYGALQALLTTMKGIPLAYNKDMQEDKEWAFDAMDTAKGCVSLFTGMLETMEFHKDRMEASARHGFTNATDAADYLVNRGVAFRDAHGIVGQLVLTCIERGIALDELPLEEYQKICPVFKEDIYEAISLKTCVDKRVTIGAPGREAMEQVLKTYHKAMDDWKKDEK, encoded by the coding sequence ATGGCACAATTATGGGGAGGGCGTTTTACCAAGGAGACGGACAAGCTGGTCTACGCGTTTAACGCTTCCATCTCTTTTGACAAGAGATTTTACCGTCAGGATATCGCGGGCAGCATTGCCCACGTGACCATGCTGGAGAAGCAGGGGATCCTGACCGGAGAGGAGAAGCAGGCCATCATCGGCGGCCTGGAAGGCATCCTCCGTGACGTGGAGGAGGGAACCCTTGCGATCACGGAGGAATATGAAGACATCCACAGCTTCGTGGAGGCGGTGCTGATCGAACGCATCGGCGAGCCGGGCAAGAAGCTGCACACCGGGCGAAGCCGCAACGACCAGGTGGCTCTGGACATGAAGCTTTACACCCGGGAGGAAGTAAAAGAGACGGACGCTCTGGTGGGAGAGCTTCTGGAGGCCATCCTGAAGATCATGGATGAGAACCTGGACACCTACATGCCGGGCTTCACCCATCTGCAGAAGGCGCAGCCGGTGACCCTGGCCCATCATATGGGCGCTTATTTTGAAATGTTCTGGCGGGATCACATCCGCCTTCTGAGTCTTTATGACCGGATGAACACCTGTCCTTTGGGTTCCGGGGCCCTGGCGGGGACCACCTATCCCCTGGACCGGGAGTATACGGCCAGGCTCCTGGGCTTTGACGGGCCTACGCTGAACAGCATGGACGGGGTTTCCGACCGGGATTACCTGGTGGAATTCCTCTCGGACCTGTCTCTTGTGATGATGCATCTGAGCCGGTTCAGCGAGGAGATCATCCTGTGGAACTCCAACGAATATCAGTTTGTGGAGATCGACGACGCCTACAGTACCGGCAGCAGCATCATGCCCCAGAAGAAGAACCCGGACATCGCGGAGCTGGTGCGGGGCAAGACGGGCCGGGTGTACGGGGCGCTGCAGGCCCTTCTGACTACCATGAAGGGGATCCCTCTTGCCTACAACAAGGATATGCAGGAGGACAAGGAGTGGGCCTTTGACGCCATGGACACTGCCAAGGGCTGCGTAAGCCTGTTCACAGGCATGCTGGAGACCATGGAGTTTCATAAGGACCGGATGGAGGCAAGCGCAAGGCACGGGTTCACCAACGCCACAGACGCGGCGGACTATCTGGTGAACCGGGGCGTGGCGTTCCGGGACGCCCACGGCATCGTGGGGCAGCTGGTGCTTACCTGCATTGAGCGAGGCATCGCCCTGGATGAGCTTCCCCTGGAGGAGTATCAGAAGATCTGCCCGGTATTTAAAGAAGATATCTATGAGGCCATCAGCCTGAAGACCTGCGTGGACAAGCGGGTCACCATCGGCGCTCCGGGGCGGGAGGCCATGGAGCAGGTGCTGAAGACTTATCACAAGGCCATGGATGACTGGAAGAAAGACGAGAAATAA